In Molothrus aeneus isolate 106 chromosome 11, BPBGC_Maene_1.0, whole genome shotgun sequence, a genomic segment contains:
- the SNX20 gene encoding sorting nexin-20: protein MDQDSHCTAERELLEAVSRITTSSTTSPSDEEENEPKAEISCQVRKENPEKDDTQDSSATLSPNSSMTTKELQEYWRNEKRQCKQIKLLFEIPSTRIVEHHLSKYVMYKIIILQTGSFDSNKSIIERRYSDFEKLHRNLLEEFSEELEDVTFPKKTLTGNFTEEIINERKLAFKDYLRLLYSMKYIRRSKKFIDFLTRPELQEAYGCLRGGQYTKALEILLEVIGLQERLTRGNPVAIVPTLCAIVVCHKDLENPASAFEYGEKALSRLCVHTSHRYYMPLLETMIALAYELGKDFLSLQEKLEEWKTKKDPIRVFTLKELAVREYVR from the exons ATGGACCAAGATTCACACTGCACAGCAGAAAGGGAACTGTTGGAAGCTGTAAGCAGAATTACTACATCTTCTACCACAAGTCCATCCgatgaggaagaaaatgaaccCAAAGCTGAAATTTCATGTCAAGtgagaaaagaaaacccagaaaaagaTGACACGCAAG ATTCCAGTGCAACCCTAAGTCCCAACTCTTCGATGACCACTAAGGAGCTTCAGGAATACTGGAGGAATGAAAAACGCCAGTGCAAACAAATCAAACTCCTTTTTGAAATCCCATCAACCAGAATTGTAGAGCACCACTTATCTAAATACGTG ATGTATAAAATCATCATTTTGCAAACAGGGAGTTTTGACAGCAACAAGTCCATAATTGAACGGCGTTATTCAGATTTTGAGAAACTGCACAGAAATCTGCTGGAAGAATTTAGCGAAGAACTGGAAGATGTAACCTTTCCCAAAAAAACTCTAACAGGAAACTTCACAGAAGAAATAatcaatgaaagaaaattagcCTTCAAGGACTACCTGAGACTCCTATATTCTATGAAATACATCAGAAGATCAAAAAAATTTATTGACTTTTTAACAAGGCCAGAGCTTCAGGAAGCATATGGTTGCCTGCGGGGTGGCCAGTACACCAAAGCTTTGGAAATCCTATTAGAAGTCATTGGGCTGCAGGAAAGGCTGACGAGAGGGAACCCTGTTGCAATTGTCCCTACCCTCTGTGCCATCGTGGTGTGCCACAAGGACCTGGAAAACCCAGCCAGTGCCTTTGAATATGGAGAAAAAGCTCTGTCACGCCTTTGTGTGCACACCAGCCACAGGTATTATATGCCACTGTTAGAAACAATGATCGCTCTGGCATATGAACTTGGCAAGGATTTTCTGTCTTTGCAAGAAAAACTGGAAGAATGGAAGACAAAGAAAGATCCCATTCGGGTTTTTACCCTGAAAGAACTTGCAGTTCGGGAGTACGTACGGTGA